A region of Lycium barbarum isolate Lr01 chromosome 1, ASM1917538v2, whole genome shotgun sequence DNA encodes the following proteins:
- the LOC132645982 gene encoding sulfite exporter TauE/SafE family protein 3-like isoform X1: MAETESNLKASTTYAFAVIGFLVLYSVIFVSAEQTPHGIALSNNGTTHDFESSNLFNLFNLLLQKAEMHYRHVWPELQLGWRVIVGSIIGFLAAALGSVGGVGGGGIFVPMLTLIIGFDPKTSTAISKCMITGAAGATVYYNIKQRHPTMDMPVIDYDLALLFQPMLLLGVSVGVVLNVLFSEWMVTVILIILFIVSSTKAIFKGVETWKRETIIKKEAAGHLASDGAAGEEIAYKLLPEGPNNGSTVKKEDNKAPEFPIADNVSWKDMSALIALWVFILVLHISKNYTLTCSVAYWILNLLQVLVAVGASAYQAVHLYNGSRVIMSSREVISWKVHQLSLCCFCGILAGVVGGLLGLGGGFVLGPLLLELGIPPQVSSATATFAMTFSSSMSVIQYYLLKRFPIPYALYFVAVATIAAFVGQNVVRKIISIAGRASVIIFVLAFTIFVGLA; this comes from the exons ATGGCAGAAACTGAATCAAATTTGAAGGCTTCAACAACATATGCGTTTGCTGTAATTGGTTTTCTAGTTCTATATTCCGTTATCTTCGTGTCTGCAGAGCAGACTCCACATGGAATTGCTCTGAGTAACAACGGAACAACTCATGACTTTGAATCAAGTAACTTGTTCAACCTATTCAATCTTCTGCTGCAAAAGGCTGAAATGCATTACCGCCATGTTTGGCCA GAACTGCAATTGGGATGGAGAGTTATTGTTGGTTCAATAATTGGATTCCTTGCTGCTGCTTTAGGGAGTGTAGGAGGAGTAGGGGGAGGTGGTATCTTTGTTCCCATGCTTACTTTAATCATTGGATTTGATCCAAAAACATCCACTGCAATATCGAAAT GTATGATCACTGGTGCAGCGGGTGCAACTGTCTACTACAACATAAAGCAGCGGCATCCAACAATGGACATGCCCGTTATTGATTACGATCTAGCTCTTCTTTTCCAACCCATGCTGTTGCTGGGTGTCAGTGTGGGAGTTGTTCTCAACGTACTTTTTTCGGAGTGGATGGTTACGGTCATATTGATCATTCTTTTTATAG TCTCATCAACTAAGGCAATTTTCAAGGGTGTCGAGACGTGGAAAAGAGAAACCATAATAAAGAAG GAAGCTGCTGGACACTTGGCATCTGACG GTGCTGCTGGTGAAGAAATTGCATACAAACTTCTACCTGAAGGTCCAAATAATGGTTCTACAGTTAAAAAAGAGGACAATAAGGCACCAGAG TTTCCAATTGCTGACAATGTATCCTGGAAGGACATGAGCGCACTTATTGCTCTCTGGGTCTTTATCCTGGTTCTGCATATTTCTAAG AATTATACATTAACTTGTTCAGTGGCATATTGGATCTTAAACCTCTTGCAG GTCCTTGTTGCTGTAGGAGCTTCTGCATATCAAGCAGTTCACTTGTACAATGGATCAAGAGTGATCATGTCAAGCAGAGAAGTAATAAGCTGGAAAGTGCATCAGTTAAGTCTTTGCTGTTTCTGTGGCATTTTGGCCGGTGTAGTTGGTGGACTGCTTGGGCTTGGTGGAGGATTCGTTTTGGGACCTTTGCTTCTAGAGCTAGGCATTCCTCCCCAG GTATCAAGTGCCACTGCCACCTTTGCAATGACATTTTCCTCCTCCATGTCCGTGATACAATATTACCTACTAAAACGCTTTCCAATACCATATG CGCTGTATTTTGTTGCTGTAGCCACTATTGCCGCCTTTGTTGGACAGAACGTTGTTAGGAAAATTATTAGCATTGCGGGAAGAGCATCTGTCATTATTTTTGTATTGGCCTTCACTATCTTT GTGGGGTTGGCATAA
- the LOC132645982 gene encoding sulfite exporter TauE/SafE family protein 3-like isoform X3 yields the protein MAETESNLKASTTYAFAVIGFLVLYSVIFVSAEQTPHGIALSNNGTTHDFESSNLFNLFNLLLQKAEMHYRHVWPELQLGWRVIVGSIIGFLAAALGSVGGVGGGMITGAAGATVYYNIKQRHPTMDMPVIDYDLALLFQPMLLLGVSVGVVLNVLFSEWMVTVILIILFIVSSTKAIFKGVETWKRETIIKKEAAGHLASDGAAGEEIAYKLLPEGPNNGSTVKKEDNKAPEFPIADNVSWKDMSALIALWVFILVLHISKNYTLTCSVAYWILNLLQVLVAVGASAYQAVHLYNGSRVIMSSREVISWKVHQLSLCCFCGILAGVVGGLLGLGGGFVLGPLLLELGIPPQVSSATATFAMTFSSSMSVIQYYLLKRFPIPYALYFVAVATIAAFVGQNVVRKIISIAGRASVIIFVLAFTIFVGLA from the exons ATGGCAGAAACTGAATCAAATTTGAAGGCTTCAACAACATATGCGTTTGCTGTAATTGGTTTTCTAGTTCTATATTCCGTTATCTTCGTGTCTGCAGAGCAGACTCCACATGGAATTGCTCTGAGTAACAACGGAACAACTCATGACTTTGAATCAAGTAACTTGTTCAACCTATTCAATCTTCTGCTGCAAAAGGCTGAAATGCATTACCGCCATGTTTGGCCA GAACTGCAATTGGGATGGAGAGTTATTGTTGGTTCAATAATTGGATTCCTTGCTGCTGCTTTAGGGAGTGTAGGAGGAGTAGGGGGAG GTATGATCACTGGTGCAGCGGGTGCAACTGTCTACTACAACATAAAGCAGCGGCATCCAACAATGGACATGCCCGTTATTGATTACGATCTAGCTCTTCTTTTCCAACCCATGCTGTTGCTGGGTGTCAGTGTGGGAGTTGTTCTCAACGTACTTTTTTCGGAGTGGATGGTTACGGTCATATTGATCATTCTTTTTATAG TCTCATCAACTAAGGCAATTTTCAAGGGTGTCGAGACGTGGAAAAGAGAAACCATAATAAAGAAG GAAGCTGCTGGACACTTGGCATCTGACG GTGCTGCTGGTGAAGAAATTGCATACAAACTTCTACCTGAAGGTCCAAATAATGGTTCTACAGTTAAAAAAGAGGACAATAAGGCACCAGAG TTTCCAATTGCTGACAATGTATCCTGGAAGGACATGAGCGCACTTATTGCTCTCTGGGTCTTTATCCTGGTTCTGCATATTTCTAAG AATTATACATTAACTTGTTCAGTGGCATATTGGATCTTAAACCTCTTGCAG GTCCTTGTTGCTGTAGGAGCTTCTGCATATCAAGCAGTTCACTTGTACAATGGATCAAGAGTGATCATGTCAAGCAGAGAAGTAATAAGCTGGAAAGTGCATCAGTTAAGTCTTTGCTGTTTCTGTGGCATTTTGGCCGGTGTAGTTGGTGGACTGCTTGGGCTTGGTGGAGGATTCGTTTTGGGACCTTTGCTTCTAGAGCTAGGCATTCCTCCCCAG GTATCAAGTGCCACTGCCACCTTTGCAATGACATTTTCCTCCTCCATGTCCGTGATACAATATTACCTACTAAAACGCTTTCCAATACCATATG CGCTGTATTTTGTTGCTGTAGCCACTATTGCCGCCTTTGTTGGACAGAACGTTGTTAGGAAAATTATTAGCATTGCGGGAAGAGCATCTGTCATTATTTTTGTATTGGCCTTCACTATCTTT GTGGGGTTGGCATAA
- the LOC132645982 gene encoding sulfite exporter TauE/SafE family protein 3-like isoform X2: MAETESNLKASTTYAFAVIGFLVLYSVIFVSAEQTPHGIALSNNGTTHDFESSNLFNLFNLLLQKAEMHYRHVWPELQLGWRVIVGSIIGFLAAALGSVGGVGGGGIFVPMLTLIIGFDPKTSTAISKCMITGAAGATVYYNIKQRHPTMDMPVIDYDLALLFQPMLLLGVSVGVVLNVLFSEWMVTVILIILFIVSSTKAIFKGVETWKRETIIKKEAAGHLASDEIAYKLLPEGPNNGSTVKKEDNKAPEFPIADNVSWKDMSALIALWVFILVLHISKNYTLTCSVAYWILNLLQVLVAVGASAYQAVHLYNGSRVIMSSREVISWKVHQLSLCCFCGILAGVVGGLLGLGGGFVLGPLLLELGIPPQVSSATATFAMTFSSSMSVIQYYLLKRFPIPYALYFVAVATIAAFVGQNVVRKIISIAGRASVIIFVLAFTIFVGLA; encoded by the exons ATGGCAGAAACTGAATCAAATTTGAAGGCTTCAACAACATATGCGTTTGCTGTAATTGGTTTTCTAGTTCTATATTCCGTTATCTTCGTGTCTGCAGAGCAGACTCCACATGGAATTGCTCTGAGTAACAACGGAACAACTCATGACTTTGAATCAAGTAACTTGTTCAACCTATTCAATCTTCTGCTGCAAAAGGCTGAAATGCATTACCGCCATGTTTGGCCA GAACTGCAATTGGGATGGAGAGTTATTGTTGGTTCAATAATTGGATTCCTTGCTGCTGCTTTAGGGAGTGTAGGAGGAGTAGGGGGAGGTGGTATCTTTGTTCCCATGCTTACTTTAATCATTGGATTTGATCCAAAAACATCCACTGCAATATCGAAAT GTATGATCACTGGTGCAGCGGGTGCAACTGTCTACTACAACATAAAGCAGCGGCATCCAACAATGGACATGCCCGTTATTGATTACGATCTAGCTCTTCTTTTCCAACCCATGCTGTTGCTGGGTGTCAGTGTGGGAGTTGTTCTCAACGTACTTTTTTCGGAGTGGATGGTTACGGTCATATTGATCATTCTTTTTATAG TCTCATCAACTAAGGCAATTTTCAAGGGTGTCGAGACGTGGAAAAGAGAAACCATAATAAAGAAG GAAGCTGCTGGACACTTGGCATCTGACG AAATTGCATACAAACTTCTACCTGAAGGTCCAAATAATGGTTCTACAGTTAAAAAAGAGGACAATAAGGCACCAGAG TTTCCAATTGCTGACAATGTATCCTGGAAGGACATGAGCGCACTTATTGCTCTCTGGGTCTTTATCCTGGTTCTGCATATTTCTAAG AATTATACATTAACTTGTTCAGTGGCATATTGGATCTTAAACCTCTTGCAG GTCCTTGTTGCTGTAGGAGCTTCTGCATATCAAGCAGTTCACTTGTACAATGGATCAAGAGTGATCATGTCAAGCAGAGAAGTAATAAGCTGGAAAGTGCATCAGTTAAGTCTTTGCTGTTTCTGTGGCATTTTGGCCGGTGTAGTTGGTGGACTGCTTGGGCTTGGTGGAGGATTCGTTTTGGGACCTTTGCTTCTAGAGCTAGGCATTCCTCCCCAG GTATCAAGTGCCACTGCCACCTTTGCAATGACATTTTCCTCCTCCATGTCCGTGATACAATATTACCTACTAAAACGCTTTCCAATACCATATG CGCTGTATTTTGTTGCTGTAGCCACTATTGCCGCCTTTGTTGGACAGAACGTTGTTAGGAAAATTATTAGCATTGCGGGAAGAGCATCTGTCATTATTTTTGTATTGGCCTTCACTATCTTT GTGGGGTTGGCATAA
- the LOC132598409 gene encoding large ribosomal subunit protein eL37x-like, giving the protein MGKGTGSFGKRRNKTHTLCVRCGRRSFHLQKSRCSACAYPAARKRTYNWSVKAIRRKTTGTGRMRYLRNVPRRFKTNFREGCEAAPRKKAAASA; this is encoded by the exons ATG GGTAAGGGAACAGGAAGCTTTGGTAAGAGGAGGAACAAGACCCACACACTATGTGTGAGGTGTGGACGACGGAGCTTCCATCTCCAGAAGAGCCGTTGCTCTGCTTGTGCTTACCCTGCTGCCCGTAAAAGGACAT ACAACTGGAGTGTGAAGGCAATTCGCCGAAAGACAACTGGAACTGGCCGTATGAGGTATCTTCGTAATGTCCCTCGCAGGTTCAAGACCAACTTCAGAGAAG GTTGTGAAGCAGCTCCAAGGAAGAAGGCAGCAGCTTCTGCTTGA
- the LOC132598418 gene encoding uncharacterized protein LOC132598418 isoform X1: MEDRREFPGFPYEAYSIQLDFMKALYQSLNKGGVAMLESPTGTGKTLSIICSALQWLVDRKEHQKTQIDSSSNLSGKQEDELGADDEPDWMRDFVINKDTKPPEKKTKEKKQMRLNKKFDMKGKREIVRDLITNGGGKEEDTDVEKVNSLLMKHEVEGMDEEEFLVEEYESEDESGGRPKRKGGGVSVNSSSEEEKDDDSMEEEEEEARPKIYFCSRTHSQLSQFIKELRKTKFADEVNVVCLGSRKNFCINQEVLKLGSSTQINERCLELQKSKKKEISKISKTKNRGACGRARMSKTSSGCPMLRNHKRGQEFRSEVSQQGPLDIEDLVQIGNDLKTCPYYGSRSMVHTADLVVLPYQSLLSKSSRESLGLSLKDSVIVIDEAHNLADSLVSMYNSKITLSQLELVHSHLESYFIRFRNLLGPGNRRYIQIIMVLTRAFLQVLRNENCHSNFDPVFNAEGSKSGIDSSMAINEFLFAHNIDNINLFKLLRYIEESDIIHKVCGYGHKLALSEEDSALKNDDQSSHDESALSGFQALVNMLLSLTNKDGDGRIIVSRARPKFSTQQGGYLKYVMLTGEKIFSEILNQAHAVILAGGTLQPIEETNERLFPWLPPDQLHFFSCGHIIPSENILPIVVPQGPSGLSFDFSYSTRSSSVMIQELGLLVSNLVNVVPEGMVLFFSSFDYEGQVYDAWKESGIIERIMKKKRIFREPRRSTDVETVLQEYKETIDAVSGSSSQKDPGSRNGAILHAIVGGKVSEGINFSNGMGRCIVMVGLPYPSPADIELMERIKHIEGFDTSSGKNTKFQAERSWYSGDAQGGLHILKSCKHRGKQYYENLCMKAVNQSIGRAIRHINDYAAILLVDTRYSFDPSERSSSHSTNKLPQWIKSRLVSSTKNYGELHRLLHQFFKFHKGKEDNQ; encoded by the exons ATGGAAGACAGAAGAGAATTTCCAGGATTTCCATATGAAGCCTACTCTATTCAGCTTGATTTCATGAAAGCCCTTTACCAATCCCTCAATAAAGGCGGTGTTGCCATGCTCGAAAGCCCCACTG GGACTGGTAAAACGCTCAGTATAATTTGCAGTGCTCTTCAATGGCTTGTTGATAGAAAGGAACATCAGAAAACCCAGATAGATTCTTCTTCAAATTTAAGCGGGAAACAAGAAGATGAGTTGGGGGCTGATGATGAACCAGATTGGATGAGGGACTTTGTCATTAATAAAGATACCAAACCACCCGAGAAGAAGACAAAGGAAAAGAAGCAAATGAGGTTAAATAAAAAATTTGATATGAAAGGAAAAAGGGAAATTGTCAGAGATTTAATTACAAATGGGGGTGGGAAGGAGGAAGATACTGACGTTGAAAAAGTAAATAGTTTACTGATGAAACATGAGGTTGAGGGAATGGATGAAGAGGAGTTTTTGGTTGAAGAGTATGAGAGCGAAGATGAAAGTGGAGGACGACCGAAAAGGAAGGGCGGTGGGGTGTCGGTTAATTCCTCGAGTGAGGAAGAAAAGGACGACGATAGtatggaagaggaagaggaagaggctAGACCCAAGATTTACTTTTGCAGCCGGACACATTCACAACTTTCACAATTCATAAAGGAGTTGAGGAAGACTAAATTTGCTGATGAAGTAAATGTTGTATGCTTAGGGTCTAGGAAGAATTTCTGCATTAATCAAG AGGTTTTGAAGCTAGGCAGCTCCACTCAGATAAATGAGAGATGTTTGGAGCTTCAAAAAAGTAAGAAGAAAGAAATTTCTAAAATATCTAAAACAAAG AACAGGGGAGCCTGTGGCAGAGCGAGGATGTCCAAGACTTCCTCAGGATGCCCAATGCTTAGAAATCACAAAAGAGGACAAGAATTCCGAAGTGAGGTTTCTCAACAAGGGCCTCTGGATATTGAGGATCTTGTTCAGATTGGAAATGACTTGAAAACCTGCCCCTACTATGGTTCAAGAAGCATGGTCCACACAGCAGATCTTGTGGTTCTCCCTTATCAATCTCTTCTTTCAAAATCATCACGTGAATCACTTGGTTTAAGTTTAAAAGATAGCGTTATTGTCATAGATGAAGCTCATAACTTAGCTGATTCTCTTGTCAGCATGTACAACTCAAAAATTACACTCTCACAG TTGGAACTTGTGCATTCTCACTTGGAGAGTTACTTCATACGCTTCCGCAATCTGTTAGGGCCAGGCAACCGAAGATATATTCAAATAATTATGGTCCTTACTCGagcttttctacaagttttacgtAATGAGAATTGTCATAGCAACTTTGACCCCGTTTTTAATGCTGAGGGAAGTAAAAGTGGCATCGATTCATCCATGGCCATAAACGAGTTCCTATTTGCCCACAATATTGACAACATAAACCTGTTTAAGCTCTTGAGATATATAGAAGAGAGCGATATAATTCACAAG GTATGTGGATATGGACATAAATTAGCTCTCTCAGAAGAAGATTCAGCATTGAAAAATGATGATCAAAGCAGTCATGATGAAAGTGCATTATCTGGTTTTCAAGCATTAGTTAACATGTTACTGTCACTGACAAATAAAGACGGTGATGGAAGAATAATAGTATCAAGGGCAAGGCCAAAATTCTCCACACAACAAGGAGGGTATTTGAAATATGTCATGCTCACAGGAGAAAAGATATTTTCTGAG ATCTTGAACCAAGCTCATGCTGTCATATTGGCTGGTGGGACTTTGCAACCTATAGAAGAAACAAATGAACGTCTGTTTCCTTGGTTACCGCCGGATCAGTTGCATTTCTTTTCATGTGGTCATATCATCCCATCCGAAAATATTCTACCAATTGTTGTTCCTCAGGGGCCTTCTGGCCTCTCTTTTGATTTTAGTTACAGCACCAGAAGCTCATCAGTCATG ATACAAGAATTAGGGCTTTTGGTCTCCAATTTGGTAAATGTAGTTCCTGAAGGCATGGTTCTTTTCTTCTCATCATTTGACTATGAAGGCCAGGTCTATGATGCATGGAAGGAGTCGGGCATCATTGAAAGAATAATGAAAAAGAAGCGCATATTTAGAGAGCCTAGAAGAAGTACAGATGTGGAAACTGTTTTGCAGGAATACAAGGAAACAATTGATGCAGTATCCGGTAGCAGTTCTCAGAAGGATCCTGGATCTAGAAATGGTGCAATTCTCCATGCTATTGTGGGTGGGAAAGTATCAGAAGGTATCAACTTCAGCAATGGGATGGGTCGATGCATAGTCATGGTTGGATTGCCCTATCCTAGTCCTGCTGACATTGAGTTGATGGAGAGGATTAAACATATTGAAGGATTTGATACTTCTAGTGGTAAGAACACCAAATTTCAGGCTGAAAGGAGCTGGTATAGTGGAGATGCTCAAGGTGGGCTTCACATCCTAAAAAGCTGCAAGCATAGAGGGAAGCAGTATTATGAGAATCTTTGCATGAAAGCTGTGAATCAATCAATTG GTAGAGCAATTCGGCATATTAATGACTATGCTGCCATCCTATTAGTTGATACACGCTATTCATTTGATCCTTCTGAAAGAAGCTCCTCCCATTCAACCAACAAGCTCCCACAGTGGATTAAAAGCCGTCTTGTTTCTTCAACAAAGAACTATGGTGAACTCCACAGACTGCTACATCAATTCTTCAAGTTCCACAAAGGGAAAGAGGACAACCAGTAA
- the LOC132598418 gene encoding uncharacterized protein LOC132598418 isoform X2 translates to MRDVWSFKKVRRKKFLKYLKQRGACGRARMSKTSSGCPMLRNHKRGQEFRSEVSQQGPLDIEDLVQIGNDLKTCPYYGSRSMVHTADLVVLPYQSLLSKSSRESLGLSLKDSVIVIDEAHNLADSLVSMYNSKITLSQLELVHSHLESYFIRFRNLLGPGNRRYIQIIMVLTRAFLQVLRNENCHSNFDPVFNAEGSKSGIDSSMAINEFLFAHNIDNINLFKLLRYIEESDIIHKVCGYGHKLALSEEDSALKNDDQSSHDESALSGFQALVNMLLSLTNKDGDGRIIVSRARPKFSTQQGGYLKYVMLTGEKIFSEILNQAHAVILAGGTLQPIEETNERLFPWLPPDQLHFFSCGHIIPSENILPIVVPQGPSGLSFDFSYSTRSSSVMIQELGLLVSNLVNVVPEGMVLFFSSFDYEGQVYDAWKESGIIERIMKKKRIFREPRRSTDVETVLQEYKETIDAVSGSSSQKDPGSRNGAILHAIVGGKVSEGINFSNGMGRCIVMVGLPYPSPADIELMERIKHIEGFDTSSGKNTKFQAERSWYSGDAQGGLHILKSCKHRGKQYYENLCMKAVNQSIGRAIRHINDYAAILLVDTRYSFDPSERSSSHSTNKLPQWIKSRLVSSTKNYGELHRLLHQFFKFHKGKEDNQ, encoded by the exons ATGAGAGATGTTTGGAGCTTCAAAAAAGTAAGAAGAAAGAAATTTCTAAAATATCTAAAACAAAG GGGAGCCTGTGGCAGAGCGAGGATGTCCAAGACTTCCTCAGGATGCCCAATGCTTAGAAATCACAAAAGAGGACAAGAATTCCGAAGTGAGGTTTCTCAACAAGGGCCTCTGGATATTGAGGATCTTGTTCAGATTGGAAATGACTTGAAAACCTGCCCCTACTATGGTTCAAGAAGCATGGTCCACACAGCAGATCTTGTGGTTCTCCCTTATCAATCTCTTCTTTCAAAATCATCACGTGAATCACTTGGTTTAAGTTTAAAAGATAGCGTTATTGTCATAGATGAAGCTCATAACTTAGCTGATTCTCTTGTCAGCATGTACAACTCAAAAATTACACTCTCACAG TTGGAACTTGTGCATTCTCACTTGGAGAGTTACTTCATACGCTTCCGCAATCTGTTAGGGCCAGGCAACCGAAGATATATTCAAATAATTATGGTCCTTACTCGagcttttctacaagttttacgtAATGAGAATTGTCATAGCAACTTTGACCCCGTTTTTAATGCTGAGGGAAGTAAAAGTGGCATCGATTCATCCATGGCCATAAACGAGTTCCTATTTGCCCACAATATTGACAACATAAACCTGTTTAAGCTCTTGAGATATATAGAAGAGAGCGATATAATTCACAAG GTATGTGGATATGGACATAAATTAGCTCTCTCAGAAGAAGATTCAGCATTGAAAAATGATGATCAAAGCAGTCATGATGAAAGTGCATTATCTGGTTTTCAAGCATTAGTTAACATGTTACTGTCACTGACAAATAAAGACGGTGATGGAAGAATAATAGTATCAAGGGCAAGGCCAAAATTCTCCACACAACAAGGAGGGTATTTGAAATATGTCATGCTCACAGGAGAAAAGATATTTTCTGAG ATCTTGAACCAAGCTCATGCTGTCATATTGGCTGGTGGGACTTTGCAACCTATAGAAGAAACAAATGAACGTCTGTTTCCTTGGTTACCGCCGGATCAGTTGCATTTCTTTTCATGTGGTCATATCATCCCATCCGAAAATATTCTACCAATTGTTGTTCCTCAGGGGCCTTCTGGCCTCTCTTTTGATTTTAGTTACAGCACCAGAAGCTCATCAGTCATG ATACAAGAATTAGGGCTTTTGGTCTCCAATTTGGTAAATGTAGTTCCTGAAGGCATGGTTCTTTTCTTCTCATCATTTGACTATGAAGGCCAGGTCTATGATGCATGGAAGGAGTCGGGCATCATTGAAAGAATAATGAAAAAGAAGCGCATATTTAGAGAGCCTAGAAGAAGTACAGATGTGGAAACTGTTTTGCAGGAATACAAGGAAACAATTGATGCAGTATCCGGTAGCAGTTCTCAGAAGGATCCTGGATCTAGAAATGGTGCAATTCTCCATGCTATTGTGGGTGGGAAAGTATCAGAAGGTATCAACTTCAGCAATGGGATGGGTCGATGCATAGTCATGGTTGGATTGCCCTATCCTAGTCCTGCTGACATTGAGTTGATGGAGAGGATTAAACATATTGAAGGATTTGATACTTCTAGTGGTAAGAACACCAAATTTCAGGCTGAAAGGAGCTGGTATAGTGGAGATGCTCAAGGTGGGCTTCACATCCTAAAAAGCTGCAAGCATAGAGGGAAGCAGTATTATGAGAATCTTTGCATGAAAGCTGTGAATCAATCAATTG GTAGAGCAATTCGGCATATTAATGACTATGCTGCCATCCTATTAGTTGATACACGCTATTCATTTGATCCTTCTGAAAGAAGCTCCTCCCATTCAACCAACAAGCTCCCACAGTGGATTAAAAGCCGTCTTGTTTCTTCAACAAAGAACTATGGTGAACTCCACAGACTGCTACATCAATTCTTCAAGTTCCACAAAGGGAAAGAGGACAACCAGTAA